From the genome of Altererythrobacter sp. BO-6:
AGAATCCGCTTCGCCGACTCGTTCCGTTGGGCGTATAGCTTGCGGTAGGGTCGCGAGACTGGAGACTTTCGATGCCGCAATTCGTGATCGAACGTGACATGCCTGGCGCAGGATCGCTGTCGCCAGATGAGCTAAGAGGCGCTTCGCAACAATCCTGCAGCGTGCTGCGCGATATGGGCCCGGCGATCCAGTGGGTCCATTCCTACGTCACCGATGACAAGATCTACTGCATCTATCGCGCAGATGACGCCGAACAGATTCGCCAGCATGCCGCAACCGCCGGTTTTCCGGCCAATTCGGTGTCCGAAGTCCGCACCATCATCGACCCGACGACGGCGGAATAGAGGTACGGAATTACAGTAGAAAAGAAAAGGGGCGCTGCGCCGCCCCTTTCCCTTCACTTACGCCGGAACCGTTCGATAGGAGTCAGGCAATCCCGGGCAGCAAACGCTCACCAGCGATGCGCTGCATCGCTTTCTGCAGTTTCTCGAATGCGCGCACCTCGATCTGGCGGATACGCTCGCGGCTGACATCGTAAACTTGGCTGAGCTCTTCCAGCGTCTGCGGGTTTTCGGTCAGTCGGCGTTCGACCAGGATGTGCCGCTCGCGCTCGTTGAGCGCATCCATCGCTTCGGCCAGCATCTCGTGGCGCAGGTCAGCCTCTTCGGCATCGGCGACCATTTCGTCCTGCAGCGGGCGATCATCGGCCAGCCAGTCCTGCCATTCGGCCGAACCTTCCTCGCCATTGCGCATCGGCGTGTTGAGCGAGCCATCGCCGCCCATCATCATCCGGCGGTTCATGTTGATCACTTCCTGCTCGGGCACGCCGAGGTCGGTTGCGATCTTGGTCACGTCCTCAGGCGAGAGGTCGGTATCTTCATACGCCTCAAGCTGCTTCTTCATCCGGCGAAGGTTGAAGAACAGCTTCTTCTGCGCGGCGGTGGTGCCCATCTTCACGAGGCTCCAGCTGCGCAGGATGAATTCCTGGATGCTGGCCTTGATCCACCACATCGCATAGGTCGCGAGGCGGAAGCCGCGATCGGGCTCGAATTTCTTCACGCCCTGCATCAGGCCGACATTGCCTTCGGAAATCAGGTCTGACACCGGCAGGCCATATCCGCGATAGCCCATCGCGATTTTGGCCACGAGCCGCAAATGGCTGGTCACCAGCTGCGCGGCGGCTTCCGGATCGTCATGTTCGGCATAGCGCTTGGCCAGCATGTATTCCTGCTCGGCCGTCAGCACGGGGAATTTCTTGATCTCGGCGAGATAGCGGTTGAGGCTCTGCTCTCCGCTCAATGCCGGGACCGACGGGGTAGTCTTGTTGCTCACTCTTTCCCTAACCTTTCTGTGTCGACCCGCGCTTTCGGACCCCTGATGGGCATCCGTGGTTGTGGGCCACGTGGTTACATATAGACGCAAATCCCGCGATTTGCAGTGCGTTTCATCGATTTCAACGAGCGGTTTGACCGATTAGTTCCTGCATGTCTGCGGGCAGTTCCGAGCGGAATTCGAGCCATTTGCCGCTTACCGGATGCTCGAAGCCGAGACTGGCCGCATGCAGAGCTTGCCGTTCAAAGCCCAACTCCTTGAGAACAGGGCGTAAATCGCTTGGTGTGCGTCCATATAACGGGTCCCCCAATAGCGGATGACCGATTGATGCACAGTGAACGCGCACCTGGTGGGTTCGCCCGGTTTCCAGCCGACATTCGATCAGGGCGGCGCCTCTCAACCTTTCCAGCACCTTATAATGTGTAACGGCGTGTTTCCCGCGCGAGGAATTCTTGTCGAGCACTGCCATTTTCTTGCGGTTCGAGTCGCTCCGGCCGATTCGCGTCGCGATCGTGCCTTCAAGCGGGGTGGGGTAGCCGGAGCAGACAGCGAGGTAGCGCCGCTCGATCGAATGGTCCTTGAACTGGCGGGCCAGGCCTTCATGTGCCTTGTCGGTCTTTGCCACGACCAGCAGGCCGGATGTGTCTTTATCGATCCGGTGGACGATGCCGGGGCGCGCGACACCGCCGATGCCGGACAATTGCCCGCGGCAATGATGCAGCAGGGCGTTGACCAGCGTTCCGTCAGGATTGCCCGCTGCCGGATGCACCACCATACCGGCGGGCTTGTCGATCACGATCAGGTGCTCGTCTTCATGAACGACCTTGAGCGGGATGTCCTGCGGCTGCGCCTCGGCTTCGGCAGCGGGTGGCACGCGAATAGCGAAACTCGTGCCTGCCGCAACCTTGGCCTTGGCGCTGATTGCCAATTGCCCGCCGATCTCCACCATCCCCTCGGCGATCAGCGCCTGGATCCGTGCTCGCGACAGATCGGTTACCTCGGCCAACGCCTTGTCCAGGCGATCGGCTGTCTGAATGGTTCCGGTGATGACTTCGCCTTCCGCCATGCTAGGGGCATGCGCGATGCATATCGAAGTAGCAAGCGAAGTGATCGCACAAATCGGCGACGAAGCGCGCGCCGTCCATCCGCACGAATGCTGCGGGATATTGCTGGGCGAGGGAGCATGCATTGCCCGGGCCCTGCCGACGCGGAATGTCCATGCTGAGCCTGCGCGCCATTTCGAGATCGATCCGCAGGCGTTGATCGACGCGCATCGCGCCGCGCGCGAAGGTGGCCCTCAGGTGCTGGGTTATTACCACTCTCACCCGACCGGCACGGCGGAACCTTCCGCCACAGACCAGTCAATGGCGGCGGGCGATGGCCGGGTCTGGGCGATTATTGCCACCGGGGAAATCCGCTTCTGGCGAGACGATGCTGCAGGCTTCCAGCTGCTTTCCTACGTCGAGATCGCGGGGTAATCCTGCATCATGGAAAACACCACCCACACGCCCGCCAGACTATTTCTGGGCCATCGTGACTGCCATGGGTGGCGAGCGCCGGTTTTTGGCTTTAGGACTGTGTTCCAAGTGTTCCATCATTCAGAAATAGACACCGCTACATGAATTCGACTTCCGAGACCGAACTTGCCGCGCTGATGTGTTCGCGGCTCTGCCATGACATGCTTTCGCCTGTCGGCGCGCTGTCCAACGGGCTGGAATTGCTCGCTGACGAGAAAGACCCGGAAATGCGCGCGCGCTGCATCGAACTCCTCGAACAGAGCGCCCGGATCAGCACCGCCAAGCTGAAGTTTTTCCGCCTCGCCTTCGGCGCTGCCGGCGGCTTTGGCGATGCCGTGCCGGTGGAAGAAGCGCAGGGCGTGATCGACACGCTGGTTGGCGAGGCGCGCGGCGTGGAAGCCAATTGGGCGATTTCCGCATCGAGCCTGCCCAAGCCGGCTGTGAAAGTCATGCTCAACCTTTCCCAGATCGGGCTCGACGCGCTGATCCGCGGCGGCACGCTCGATATCGGGGCGGAATTGCATGACGGAAACTACGAGATCGTGGTGCGCGCCAGTGGTGACCGGATCGCGTTTGACGAAACGATCGGCCGCGCGCTGCAAGGCGAACTGGCACCGGGCGAACTGTCCAGCCGCACCGCCGCCGCGCATATGATTGCGATGCTGGCCGAGGAACTGGGCGGCGGGCTGCAATACCAGCGCACCGACACGGCTCTGGTCATGGGGGCGGTGCTGCCGCAGCCCGAAGGGATGATCGGCTGAGATGAGTGATGAGCTGGTCCATCGCGAGCAGCTCTCGCCCAATTTCAATGAGCGCACGCTGCCGATCAGCATGGTCGTGCTGCATTATACTGAAATGAAGCCGGTCGAGAGCGCAATCGAGCGGTTGTGCGATCCCGAGGCGCAGGTTTCCGCGCACTATGTGATCAGCGAGGAAGGCGAAGTCACCCGGCTCGTGCCTGAAGAAAAGCGCGCGTGGCATGCGGGCGCTTCCTATTGGCGCGGGCACAAGGACGTGAATTCGGCCAGCATCGGGATTGAGCTCGATCATCCCGGCCATGCGCTGGGCTATCGCGAATTCGCCGAGGCACAGATCGATGCGCTGATCCCGTTGCTGCACCGGATCGTGAAGCAATATGATATTCCCCGCGCCAATGTGGTGGGTCATTCCGATGTTGCCCCGGCGCGCAAGACCGATCCGGGCGAGCTGTTCCCGTGGGAACGGCTGGCCGAATACGGGCTGTGCCTGAAGCGGCCGCAAAAACTCGATCTGGGCGATCCGTTCGACAATGACGGGGCATTCTACCTCGCGCTCGAGCGGTTCGGCTATGACATCACCGACGGCTATATGGCGGTTGAGGCGTTCCAGCGCCGCTGGCAGCCCGAGCTGATCGACGGGATCATCGATCAGCATGTGGGCGCGATCCTGTTCCAATTGCTCTTGGATCGTGACCGCGGAGTGACTAGATAAGAAGGGCCAGGGGGCTGGGCAGCCGCGCTATCCGCAAGGGTATCGAGGAAAGTCCGGGCTCCACGAAACAAGGGTGGCGGGTAACGCCCGCCGTGGGCAACCACAGGGAAAGTGCCACAGAGAGTATACCGCCGATGGCGCCTAAAGCGCACAGGCAAGGGTGAAAGGGTGCGGTAAAAGCGCACCGGGGTTCTGGCAACAGCGCCCGCATGGCAAACCCCACCCGGAGCAAGGCCAAATAGGGGCCTCGCGCCGTAAAAGGCAGGGGCGTTTCGCCCCGAGAGGCCCGGGTTGGCTGCTTGAGCCATGGAGCGATCCATGGCCTAGATGAATGGCTGCCCCTGCGCGGCCGGTCTCTTCGGAGATACCGCGGGCAGGACAGAACCCGGCTTACAGGCCCCCTGGCATCCCTTAAAGCAAAAGCGCCCCGGAATTGCTCCCGGAGCGCCTTTTTTTGCGATTGGGCTAAGGCTGACTTAGAACTTCCAGTTCAGCGTGGCCCGGCCCTGATGATTGCTCAGCTCGTCACGACCAAGGTCGGAACTGAGGCTGAACTGGGTTGTGACGTGGTCCGACAGCTGCAGCTGTGCACCGGCATTCACGGCGACCCAATCTTCTGCCAGCTGGCGCGAGATTGCGAAGGGCAGGTCTTCCGCTCCCAGGAAGTTGGCGGTGACCGTGTCGACCCGGTCACCCAATTCGCGGGCATATGCCACCGATCCGAACAGGCTCAGCTTGCTGGTTTGGCCCATCTTCACGTCAAGCGCGCCTATCAGGCCGAGCTTTGCGCCGATCGAAGTGTAGGTCCGGTCGTGGATGGCAAGGCTGAAATCTCCAGCCTCTGTCTCGCGATAGCCCTCAAGCTCGGACCGGACATAATCGAGCGATGCGACCGGGCCGATCGTGACGCCCTTGGCGGGAGCGAAGGCATAGCCAACGCGCGCCCCGGCCATCGTCTGTTGGCCATCGGCAAGGCCTGCAGCACTGCGGAATTCGTCCTCCAGCAGGCCCTGTGCCCCGCGCTCGAGCCCGTAACGCTGATCGGCAAAGCCGACGTACAGATCGGCAAACCCCTGGCCGAAGCCGACTGCGGCATAGGCCGCGGTCGCCAGGCTTTGGCTGCTGCTGGGCTGGCCATTGCCTAGGCTCGACGCGCTGTCGCGGATATTGCTGACTGCCATACCCACCGTCACATTGTCGCTGACCTTCAGGTCTGCGCCAAGCGTGAGTTCGCCCGCCTCGCTATAGGCCAGGTCCTGCAGGGCGCGCGCACCCGAGTTGCGATCTTCCGCGCTATCGAGGAAGGAACCGCTGACCGAACCGAAGAAGCCGAGCTTGCCGGTTTCCGCCGGGGCATCGCCTGCCTGGGCAAAGGATGCCGAACCGAAGCTGGAGAAGCCCGCAGCCGCTTGGCCCGCCCCGCGCAAAGCCAGCGTGCGCTGGGCGATGTGGCCGGAGAAGCGCCGTGCGAAATTCGTCGCCGTTTCGGTCTGCATGAAGCCGCTGGTCGGCGTGAGGCCGAACAGGGTGGCCCCAAACTGATCGAACCCGGCCCCGTCAACCACGCCGAACAGGCGCGAGAAGTCGGTATAACGACCGCCGAAACGCAATGCATCGAGCGTTGCGCCGAGCGAAGCCAGGTTGCTGTTATTGCCAACCAGGCCTTGGATCGAATTGGCCTTAACTTCGATCGCGATGCTGGTCGGGCTGACGACCTGTTCGAAATACAGCACAGGCGAGTTCGACTGAGTCAGGACTTCGGCGAACTGGCCATCGACCAGCCCCGCTTCGAGCACGATGAACTGGGTTCCATAAGAGAGCTTGCCCCGCGCCGTCGGGAAGACGAACAACGCACCATCAAGGATGGCTGCGCCGGTTACGCTCAGCAGGTCGCTTTCCAGCGTACCCTTGTTGTTGCGGATGTCGATCGCCAGCACGCCGCCTGACGACTGGATATAATTGCCGTCGATCGTCAGCTGGCCCACCGCATTGTTGCCACCTGGCAGGACTGCGCCCGCAACATTGAAGAAATTCGGTGTCGCGACCGTTCCGTTGCCACCAAAGGTGCCGCCGAACTGCAGGACATTCCCCGCGACGAGCGTGCCATCGACATTGGCCGACCCGCGATATTGCTCCACCCCGATCAGGCTGGTGAGGGTGTAACCTTGCAAGAGATCAAAGCCGGTCTGCGCGCCGTCGATGGTCAAACGATCGATTTCGACATCCATGTCGACTGAGGTCGTGCCCGGGTTGAGCAGCAAGACGTCAAAATACTGCGCCGGATTGGCGAAGGATACGCCCGGCGTTCCGTCCGTGTTGTTGGGCACGAAGCCGGTCGAGCCGGGGCCAAGCAGCACCGATGACGCAGGCAGGTTTCCGCCGAAATTGGGCGTGCCTTCCGGC
Proteins encoded in this window:
- a CDS encoding DUF4242 domain-containing protein, giving the protein MPQFVIERDMPGAGSLSPDELRGASQQSCSVLRDMGPAIQWVHSYVTDDKIYCIYRADDAEQIRQHAATAGFPANSVSEVRTIIDPTTAE
- the rpoH gene encoding RNA polymerase sigma factor RpoH — its product is MSNKTTPSVPALSGEQSLNRYLAEIKKFPVLTAEQEYMLAKRYAEHDDPEAAAQLVTSHLRLVAKIAMGYRGYGLPVSDLISEGNVGLMQGVKKFEPDRGFRLATYAMWWIKASIQEFILRSWSLVKMGTTAAQKKLFFNLRRMKKQLEAYEDTDLSPEDVTKIATDLGVPEQEVINMNRRMMMGGDGSLNTPMRNGEEGSAEWQDWLADDRPLQDEMVADAEEADLRHEMLAEAMDALNERERHILVERRLTENPQTLEELSQVYDVSRERIRQIEVRAFEKLQKAMQRIAGERLLPGIA
- a CDS encoding RluA family pseudouridine synthase, with product MAEGEVITGTIQTADRLDKALAEVTDLSRARIQALIAEGMVEIGGQLAISAKAKVAAGTSFAIRVPPAAEAEAQPQDIPLKVVHEDEHLIVIDKPAGMVVHPAAGNPDGTLVNALLHHCRGQLSGIGGVARPGIVHRIDKDTSGLLVVAKTDKAHEGLARQFKDHSIERRYLAVCSGYPTPLEGTIATRIGRSDSNRKKMAVLDKNSSRGKHAVTHYKVLERLRGAALIECRLETGRTHQVRVHCASIGHPLLGDPLYGRTPSDLRPVLKELGFERQALHAASLGFEHPVSGKWLEFRSELPADMQELIGQTAR
- a CDS encoding M67 family metallopeptidase — translated: MHIEVASEVIAQIGDEARAVHPHECCGILLGEGACIARALPTRNVHAEPARHFEIDPQALIDAHRAAREGGPQVLGYYHSHPTGTAEPSATDQSMAAGDGRVWAIIATGEIRFWRDDAAGFQLLSYVEIAG
- a CDS encoding histidine phosphotransferase family protein, coding for MNSTSETELAALMCSRLCHDMLSPVGALSNGLELLADEKDPEMRARCIELLEQSARISTAKLKFFRLAFGAAGGFGDAVPVEEAQGVIDTLVGEARGVEANWAISASSLPKPAVKVMLNLSQIGLDALIRGGTLDIGAELHDGNYEIVVRASGDRIAFDETIGRALQGELAPGELSSRTAAAHMIAMLAEELGGGLQYQRTDTALVMGAVLPQPEGMIG
- a CDS encoding N-acetylmuramoyl-L-alanine amidase, with amino-acid sequence MSDELVHREQLSPNFNERTLPISMVVLHYTEMKPVESAIERLCDPEAQVSAHYVISEEGEVTRLVPEEKRAWHAGASYWRGHKDVNSASIGIELDHPGHALGYREFAEAQIDALIPLLHRIVKQYDIPRANVVGHSDVAPARKTDPGELFPWERLAEYGLCLKRPQKLDLGDPFDNDGAFYLALERFGYDITDGYMAVEAFQRRWQPELIDGIIDQHVGAILFQLLLDRDRGVTR
- a CDS encoding autotransporter domain-containing protein; this encodes MIKKNLLLSAGAFALLAGLASAPATAQDEASGEIATEAQGDFAGFVAAPVMVARSFNQSDLSFDISSYVRTSRGFTGSPVDPDAELIVRDDVGIGGAVDVNNTLPSVVQIFVQNNATGGVFFNCTGTIINPRTVLTAAHCVNSQSSEAYGLPGVAASTMLISTGVNSATRLFNYLGTGNGYAAGGVASSTDVVIHPSSNIGDGGLDFPWADVAFIALDAPVTDVPAMPLLLTPLDQLTHVIQVGYGTNGTGDTGGTNAGNRFLRRVGENMLDMIGSNADYIDGVFSAFNPSSQTLGVETQVLYWTDFDDPTRTPADTAGCTFTGTNISCTTLDAVKAIDWFGGDALPQEAGTAPGDSGSPIIVDQLYDFPVIAGVLSGGYDFFRINNRYGDVSFYNPLFPFFQFITQNTPYKYVSAKSGNGNWSDPNHWTQDLDPGFFIDDGNGNLVNGIPGGTERGVYETGPKLGSVLGDDVSDNPADPSFVLPPEGTPNFGGNLPASSVLLGPGSTGFVPNNTDGTPGVSFANPAQYFDVLLLNPGTTSVDMDVEIDRLTIDGAQTGFDLLQGYTLTSLIGVEQYRGSANVDGTLVAGNVLQFGGTFGGNGTVATPNFFNVAGAVLPGGNNAVGQLTIDGNYIQSSGGVLAIDIRNNKGTLESDLLSVTGAAILDGALFVFPTARGKLSYGTQFIVLEAGLVDGQFAEVLTQSNSPVLYFEQVVSPTSIAIEVKANSIQGLVGNNSNLASLGATLDALRFGGRYTDFSRLFGVVDGAGFDQFGATLFGLTPTSGFMQTETATNFARRFSGHIAQRTLALRGAGQAAAGFSSFGSASFAQAGDAPAETGKLGFFGSVSGSFLDSAEDRNSGARALQDLAYSEAGELTLGADLKVSDNVTVGMAVSNIRDSASSLGNGQPSSSQSLATAAYAAVGFGQGFADLYVGFADQRYGLERGAQGLLEDEFRSAAGLADGQQTMAGARVGYAFAPAKGVTIGPVASLDYVRSELEGYRETEAGDFSLAIHDRTYTSIGAKLGLIGALDVKMGQTSKLSLFGSVAYARELGDRVDTVTANFLGAEDLPFAISRQLAEDWVAVNAGAQLQLSDHVTTQFSLSSDLGRDELSNHQGRATLNWKF